Within the Peromyscus maniculatus bairdii isolate BWxNUB_F1_BW_parent chromosome 2, HU_Pman_BW_mat_3.1, whole genome shotgun sequence genome, the region TGATCAGAAAAGTTGTATTGGGAAAAAAACTCAAACACTTATATCTTACAAGGACAAACTGGGATATTTACACTTTACTACAGATTTTAGAGTCTTCTGATGTTGACATCTGGGGATTCTTGAGATTCTGACCTCTGGCCGTGTGCACACTGCTCAACAGAAAAGCCTTTCTGATGAATCCACTGAAATGAGAGCAGGCACCTTGTTGGATTTAGGGcgctaaaaagcaaacaaacaccacagGTTGTGTGAGTGCTGATGTTATCAAGATATGGTGAGCACTCCCAGGGAGTGGGGTACAAGAAGACAGCTAAggaggctgtagagatggctgacaggtcaagagcacttactgatcttccagaggtcctgagttcaatttccagcaaccacatgttggctcacaacaatcagtaatgagatctggtgcccacttctggcctacagtcacatatgatatataaataataaatgaataaataaataaataaatcatttaaaagaagaagaggaaaaggaggaggaggagaagaagaggaagaagaagaggaagacagcTGAGGACACTGTGCCACTGTGGGGCAGAGAGTGTGAGTCGACTCAAACTCTACAGAAGTCACAGAGCAAGTACAGAAAAGGCAGCAATCAGGTATCACAATCTTTGAGTCAGACACTGCTAGAAAAATATACATGCTGTTTTGGgtaattggctttggtagaaagaTCCTACATACGGGAATGATGGGCAGAAAGGGAGATGTATCCATGGATCCTGACTTTGAAGGCACTGTGAAGCACAAACCCAGGCTGACAAAATAGGTCCATGACAGAGAGAAATTTCAGAGACACACTGTTAACAGTAGAAGTCACAATGGCTATAACACAGAGAAGCCCCGAATGGTCTTCATTCAGACGAATGGTCTCCTGGAATACTAAACGGCATCCCTTTCCATCttaaggtcagaggacaccaAAAGTGGCAAAATAACGCCAAAACTTTTCCTTAGAGCAAAGCATAGATGATACATTTTTATGAGTTTTtgtgaacatatgtgtgtgtgcagcaaaAATGTGGAGTGAGAGAACAACTTCCATAAATAAGATTTCTGGTCCCACCATGAGTACTAGGGATGAACATGAATATGTCAGTCTTGGTCAGGAAGCTCTTGTTGATTGTGCCATAATAACCACCAAATGATCATTCAATAAATatctaatataaaatacaaaccaAATTTGAACCTTCATATACTTAAGAACTCAAGTGTATTAAGATAACTAGAGTAAAATAACTCAACCTCGCAACCCTAACCAACATACACAAGAATTTCACATGTGCCATTGTTTCATATAACacctttagactcacaaatattagCTGAAACAAAATTGACATTACAATTCAAGTAGCTATATTAAGAAATATATGAAGAACAAACTTCAACTGCAGCATGAAATTCAAGAAATTTCCAGGCCAAGTactagaggtaagattttatGCTTTACAGACAAGTGATTTCACACAGGAAAGGTATAtctgtaatataaatatcaacCACAATTTCTTTCAGGAATACACTCTAGAGAAGGTTTGTTGAGGGGGAGCATTAAAATTGGaagcaataatgaaaataaaaaatggcgAGAAAAAAATGACCAGAAACAAGCAGGGAATGactgaaagaaagtgaaaagtaCATGGGAGAGTACTGGGAGggcattcagaaaatggaaactagTGCTTTCTCTTATTTAAGACACATGGACCCAGGCAGGATGGACTTCAGAGAACCTAGAGGGGAAGGTTCAGgaccacagagcccagaggaccaCCGCATCTGCAACATTCACAATGGCCAGGCCCTGTGCTCTCCTGACATTCCTGGTGGTGATGCACTTCTGGTCAAGCTGCTGTCTGGGATGTGACCTGCCTCAGACTCATTACCTCAGGAGCAAGAGAGTCTCCACAATCCTGGCACAAATGAGGagactctcccctctctcctgcttcAAGGACAGAATGGACTTTGCATTCCCTCTGGAGAAGGTGGATGCCCAGCAGATCCAGAAGGCCCAAGCCATACCTGTCCTTCAGGAGCTGACCCAGCAGGTCCTGATTCTCTTCAGCTCAAAGGAATCATCTGCTGCTTGGGAGACAAGCCTCCTAGACACATTCTGCACTGATCTCCACCACCAGCTCAAAGACCTGCAAGCCTGTCTGATGGAGCAGGGTGAGGTGCAGGAACCTTCCTCGAGTCAGGAAGACTCCCTGGTGGCTGTGAGAAACTACTTCCACAGGATCACTGTCTacctgaaggagaagaaacacagcccctgtgcctgggaggtggtcagagcagaagtcaggagagccctgtcttcctcagccaAGCTGCTGGCAGGACTGACTGAGGAGAAGGAGTAAGTCCTGAGCCAAAGTGGAGAGGACTCCCCTGGACTTGGATCCTGCAACTCACTGCTCAGATTTGGCCTTCTCCAAGAACTCTTTGACGTTGACATCAAGCTTGCCTGGATAGTTATCCTAATATTGGGTTATATTGTGTTGATCTGTAAGGGCATTTGCTTATTGATtcagatgttttgtttgtttgttgttttatttatttattaggtctTCTGCTTGTTTGTCTATCTACatgattttagttatttttttataccatagaattttatatttcctttaaattATCATACCTTTACtgttaatttatttcttctattcaaTAAAATTTTTACTATACATGCTTAATCTTATGTGTCTTTCACATGatcttttgaaaactgtttgATGCTTCTAAACTCATTCTGTACATCATAAATGTAACACAACTGGATGTGGTAGGAAATAATACTGAAGCAATGTGTACTGCTTAGACTTAATAGGTGAGTTGATGCAGCCATCTTGTAGTTCCTTTCCCTGATGGTAAAAATCATACATCTCTCCATTAGACAGTACTCCTCTGGATGTATAGCCAGCATGCTGTAGAGAAGGCAACCAGAACATCTTGCTTGTGTTCCATTGTGCCTTAGTCCTCCTGAACTACAATTCTCCCTGACCTCTCTGGCCTCCGTTAACTAACATTTGACTCCCAACTTCTATCAGATGAACTCGATTGGATTCCAAAGATGAGGGAGACCATaaaaccaaagtaaaataaattacaaagcaAATGATGATCTTCCTACGTACCATTAAAATAGTGagacatgagaaaagaaaaaattcatgtCAGCCCTGTCTTGGTGATGGCTTCAATTGCTGAGACAGAATATCATGATCTAAAGCATTTTGGggtagaaatattttattatagcttAAAATTACAgcacattccatcactgagagagCTTTAGCAAGATCttcaacagggcaggaacctgaaggcagagcCTGAtatagaggtcatggaggaacacACTGTCTCATGCCTTGATGCTTcagggcctgctcagcctgctttcaaatACTCATcgggaccacctgtccaggggctGGATCAGCCATAGTGGGCTGGACACTCCTACAGCAGTAATCAGTTATTAATGATTTAGAGACTGGTCTCCAGTTTGATTCTGTAGAGACATCTTCCCTGGTGAGTTCCCTTCTTTCCACATAATCCTATCTTGTGACAGGTTCAACTTAGAATTATCCATGGTAAATTTACTTCATAACAGCCTCAAAAAACATACCCTGAAATAAATCTAACAAGGGAAGTGAATACATATCTTCTAAAACACCACAGCTCATCCCTCTCAATTTCATTTggtatcttttctttatttcaatttttgtcaTTTCAAATACTAAGCCCAGGTGTCCTTCCCTCCCGTTCTCTGATCCTCACCTTAACTGCATCAACCCCATCACCTAACAACTCCTCAGAGAAGATAAgtcctcccttgggtagtcaacaaagtgAGGCATACCAGGTTGAGCATAGCTCCCCACtgaatcaaggctgagcaaggtgtcccagcaTAGGGTTTGGGCTCTCCCAAGCCAGTTCTTGCACTTGggacaagtcctggtcccactgccacacAAGTGTCAGACTCATTCCGGGGGCCTAGTCGGGTCCCATGCAGGTCCCCCAGTAGTCAGTCCAGTGTCCCTGAGATCCCACTAGCTCGGGTAAGCTGTCTCTCTGGTTTTCCCTATTATGATCTTGACTCTCCTTCCCCTTTGCTTCCAGGATCCCacctccctctcttctactgatctccaggagctcagcccagtgcctggACTAGGAATCTCTTTGCTAACTGTTGCCAGTGGTGCATGGATACACCGCCATCTAGTGGACACGGGCAACCCCTCAGGGGCCCCATTACTGAGGATAACTCAATCTTCCTCTCCCTGCAGccagggtttatatgagcgagaattgttgaagccaaggttagataaagcacagggacaaataaccaaatgaatggaagcacaggatctatgaaccaaaggctgaggggcccccaactggatcaggccccctgaacgggtgagacagtcatttggcttgatctgtttgggaggcagctgtgtgttggtgctgggtcctgggcttgttgtgtgagttggctgtttgaatcctgggacttatgcagggacgcttggctcggtctgggagggggggactggacctggcgggattgagtctaccaggtcgatcccggtccttgggggagactttgatctggaggaggtgggaatgggaggtgaggtggggggagatggaggggggcgagagtgggagaacaggggaatctgtggctattatgttgaactgaatgatgttgtaaaataaatttactaaaaaaaaaaaaagaaaaaaaaaagaaaatagttcatCATCTTGGACTGGGATTTCCTGACATGCCCCCTGCTTGAAACTGGGAttttatctatctctatcataCTCAGACTGTGCATGCAGTCATAGCTACTATCAATACGGACCTGCAGCTACTATATTGTGTCTACAAACCCCTGTTTCCTACAGTCAGAAAGTGTCTCTGGGAATCCCCATCTTCCTGCCAGCTCTTGTGTAAAGAGTACTGCACTATGGAAGCCAGGAAAGCCATACTGATCTCTGTTCAGACACCTGTTCCCTGTACATTGACCACTTGGAATTGTCTGTGTCCAGTCATCTATTTCTAGAAGAACCTCCTCTGAGCAGCACTGAGAGATGCACTTATCCTCTGTGAGATGTGGAGGATGATGTATAAAATCAGGCCTTTTGACACCACGGCCATTGCTCTTATTCTTGACATTCCTGCTCTCTAGCAGCTTCCTGTTTCCACAAGTGTCTTAAGATTGGTGTTGCTgggaagaaaataattgaaattttgaGTGTGATTGCATTGACTCTACCGTTCACGTTCCTAAATGCACTCAGTTTGATGTGAAATAACTTTTTTTATGGCCTTTGGACTTTTGAGTTGAACACTCTTAACATTGTTGCTATTGCTTCCCCACTGGGATTACATCACttcctttgttttgctttcatttcaaGTGACACCACAATTTCAGTTCCATGCCACCCACAACTTCAGTATCTTCTCTCTAggaaagtggaaaaaagaaataaaatatttaatgcaatgaaaaatcaaaacagaaatgacATCCACAATGGAGTCTCCATCACCAGAGAAAATTTGAATGAAAAATTATACACATTGGCAGTACTGAAACACTTCTATGTGATGGAATCCCTCAAGGCTCTTCTGCTCAATTTTCTGATGAGCAAAGACAGAATTTGTGCAGTATCCACTACTAAAGTAAAACTGCATAAATATCTGTAGGTCCAAACTTCTGGGTAACTAATAGGCAATCAGAGGCACTGCTATCACCGTGTCTTCTGGTCTGTATTTCCACCTCCTAACTTCAGGCACAGCAAGCAGTCAGTGAGCAAATATTGATCACAAAACTAGATTATGGAAAAATCTCAAATACTTACTCAGTGCAACTGTCCTCAGGACAAACTGGGACATTTACACATCACTGCAGATCACAGGGTCTTCTGCTGTTCACAACTGGGACTTCTTGACACTCTGATCTCTGGCCATGTGTTCATTGCTGAACACAAAATCATTTCTAATAAATGCGCTGAAACCAGCACAACCTTCTTCTAACACTTATGACgctaaaaaccaagcaaacaccACACTGTGTGTGAGTGCTGATGTCATCAAGGTATGGTGATCACTCTCAGGGAGTGAGGTACAAGAAGAGGACTGAGGACAATGTGCCCCACCGTACAGTAGGGAGTTTTTGTAGAATCAAACTCCACTGAAGAAGTCACAGGGCACTCAGAGAAAAGGCAGCAACCAGGGATCTCAATCTCTAAATTCATACAAATCTAGCATGATCCTTCATTCTGTGTTTGGGTAATTGTATAGGTTAAAGAACTCTCAATATGTGAAATGTGGACAGAGAATAGTATACATGGATGCTGACTGAGAAGCACATCCCCATGGCTGACAAAAATGGTCCACGAGAGAGAGAAATTTCAGAGAAGCTCTAACTGTATAAGACACACTGGCTataacacagagaagctctgtctgtTCTTCATTCTGCTGAATGCTCATCTGCAGGACTGAACACTGAAATAAACCCACAGACCAGTTCAGCATCCCATTTCATCCTAAGGACAGAGAAACAACAGTGTAAAGAACACGCGACACTTGGTCCTAAGAGCAAAGCATTTATGATAACCTTTATGACAGTGTCTGTACAAAtatgtgtaaacatgtgtgtgtaggaacatgtgtgtgcacataagtgtgtgtgACTACTAGTGTGCAGGCTAGATCATGCCACAGTAAGCATGTGGAGTAAGAAAACATCTTCTATGAATCAGTTATTCACTGCCACCATGGGTTCCAGTTTCGGTGGGCAGCCCCATGGCAGGTCTTGAGAGCACTACCAATCAGCACTGGATGAGATGGGATAGTGTGTAGCATGGGGACAAAACTGTTGTAAATCCCAGATGATCAAGTGCACAAGAGTGGCAGACTGGATGGGACTTCATATCCTTACCTGTCCCCTCAGGAGGAAGGCCCCTGTGGCCCCAACAGGGACTGTTCTCCATCAGCCTGGAGCCCCACAATGCACTGGGTCAGGCATGCTCAGAGCTATGTGAGGCCCCAGGCAGCTCCTGCCTTCTACATGCCATGTTGCAAAGATTCCACCAGAGGCTCCCTGCAAGGGGACCTGGCCTCAAACCTGCCATGTCTGGCCCCTTGGTGCTCATGGCCTGCCCTAGCTCCCAGCAGCTAGGTGGCACCTCCAGTTCCCATGGCAGCCCCTGGGCCACCTGACTGCCACTGCCAGACATGTTTCACAACAGTGCTCTCCCCACCTGCTGCTGCATGTGCTCTGGGTCAGAGAGCAAAAAAGCAATGGGACAGAAGTACTCTCAGACTGTCCCAGTTCAACCAAAGGGACCCTCTGTCCCTTGTGCTGGTCATCCGGTCCCAAAGGCTgtccatgtacagtttttatcTGGAgtcaaaacacatacataaaccAGGCATAAAACATGCACACTTGTGGCCACatttctcacacatacacacatttatataggcaggacattccaacaaAAAGGCAAACAATTTTCCCAGGGATACAGTGTCATCTGATCAACTCAAAAACTCTAAAATACGAGTCTACAGTTATTGTTagtcaggaaaagaacaaaattacaaCACACAACATAACAAAACAGCTCTCCTGGCACCTGGAGACAAAACCAAAGGGAAGATGCTGGCCTCATGCCTTCCCGGTCTATACAAATCAAAATCAGATACAAATCAACCAAAGGAATTCAAACTCATCCAAAGAACCTTCTGCAGGTACTTCCTTACAAAAGGATATTCAAATGAAAATaagcaagaaaacacaaacacaatcacAGAATCACAGAAAACTTGTTGGCCAGCGTCAGGCTCTATGGGCAGTGTTCTCAGCTGGCTTGAGGGATCCTGGCAAGCACCCAGATGTTATGCCAAGATGGAGATGAACCCCTAAAGACCACCAGAGACCAAATCACTTATGTAAGAGACCAAACCACTTATGTAAAAGtgaagagcctttattttcaagctcgaGCTTAGACTCTGTGTCCAAACAGCagtcagtgagagcagagagcccagagcccaggcagggtgggtattttttttttttttaatcatagcaaaGGTTGGAGTGAGGGCATTTCCATGGTTCAGGACCCTGAgtgactgacatttgtctagggataTAGGGAATGTTTGAAATGTTAGCTATTTCCCCTTAGATACAGACCCCATTAGGTGGGGTTAGCTTATTGCTTTATCTGTGTCCAGGTGTTTCCTGCCAGAAGCTGTCTCTGGACCTCAaagtctgtcatggcagctgtgtggtcaagctattttgctCTCCAACACATTTGGATGATTTGATATACCCATCTCACACTTCTCATTTATTgatgaaaaagaaaccatgacaTTTCTCTAGTATAGAGtacttttctgtatttatatAACCAGCATGCTGTGCAGTAGTAAGAATGTCTTGCTCCTGTCAAATGGTGACTTAGTCTTCTTTGACcaaatattactcagccattctTGCTCCTGACTTCCCCGACctatttctactgttctactctCAATTCTGTGGGTTTAactgaaaacaaatatatttcaCATGAACAGCTAGAGATGAAAGCAGTAATCTTCTAGGATTCATGAAATGTAAACCCAGAGGCCATGACTTCCAGTATGACTTCTGAAGTCCTCCTTCAAGCCCTCTGTCATGGAGTAAGTACAAGAGGGAGGGCTGAGGATGAGATTTCACTGTGCAGCAGAGAGTGGTAATGAACATGAGAGCTACGGAGTAAGTCCCATGGTATTAGAAGTAACACCATCCTGGGGTCAGActccacacacacgtacacaccaaGGAGGAACCAGCCCTGCAGGTCTGGGTGATTGTCACAGGTTGAAGAAAACTGTAGACCTCAGTGCACAGGAGGTGAGCAGAAAGGGAGGGGTCAACACTGATCCTGACTTGGAGGGATCAGAAAAAGCACAGCCATGTAGTTCTTGAGAGGGACAATTTATTCCTAAGACGAGAAATGTCAGAGAACCCCTTCGTAATGAGTCACCTGtggaaataaagaggaaaagcacCATCTGGTTCTCCATTCCGAAGAGAATGTGCTATGAAGGCTCTGACCAATAACTACCCAGTTATGGAAGAACAAGGGTCCATGGAATATCTCTTTCCACTTAAAGTAGGCAAGAAAACTATGTTGTAAAACTTATCCCTCGAAGATAAATACCTACATATTTAACGAATTAAAAAACTCAGTGTGTGTGCTTTTGCACAtacgtatgtgtgcatgtttttgtgCATAGACACAAAATTGTGTTCTTGAAATGGaggact harbors:
- the LOC121827615 gene encoding interferon alpha-12-like codes for the protein MARPCALLTFLVVMHFWSSCCLGCDLPQTHYLRSKRVSTILAQMRRLSPLSCFKDRMDFAFPLEKVDAQQIQKAQAIPVLQELTQQVLILFSSKESSAAWETSLLDTFCTDLHHQLKDLQACLMEQGEVQEPSSSQEDSLVAVRNYFHRITVYLKEKKHSPCAWEVVRAEVRRALSSSAKLLAGLTEEKE